A window of the Arachis duranensis cultivar V14167 chromosome 5, aradu.V14167.gnm2.J7QH, whole genome shotgun sequence genome harbors these coding sequences:
- the LOC107488095 gene encoding bifunctional dTDP-4-dehydrorhamnose 3,5-epimerase/dTDP-4-dehydrorhamnose reductase, whose protein sequence is MGLPANGCAGDKQLKFLIYGRTGWIGGLLGKLCEAQSIPFVYGSGRLENRSSLEADIAAVNPSHVFNAAGVTGRPNVDWCESHKVETIRTNVVGTLTLADVCREKGLILINYATGCIFEYDSIHTLGSGVGFKEEDTPNFIGSYYSKTKAMVEDLLRNYENVCTLRVRMPISSDLSNPRNFITKITRYEKVVDIPNSMTILDELLPISIEMAKRNLTGIWNFTNPGVVSHNEILEMYRDYVDPSFTWKNFTLEEQAKVIVAPRSNNELDASKLKKEFPQLLSIKDSLVKYVFQPNAKLAAP, encoded by the exons ATGGGCTTACCAGCTAACGGCTGCGCCGGTGACAAGCAACTCAAGTTCTTGATCTACGGGCGCACCGGCTGGATTGGTGGCCTCCTGGGCAAGCTCTGTGAAGCCCAAAGCATCCCCTTCGTCTACGGCTCTGGCCGCCTAGAGAACCGTTCCTCCCTCGAGGCGGACATTGCCGCTGTCAACCCCAGCCACGTCTTCAATGCTGCCGGCGTGACCGGCAGGCCCAACGTGGACTGGTGCGAGTCTCACAAGGTGGAGACCATCCGCACGAACGTTGTCGGCACCCTCACCCTGGCCGACGTGTGCCGCGAGAAGGGCCTCATTCTGATCAACTACGCCACCGGCTGCATCTTCGAGTACGACTCCATCCACACCCTCGGATCCGGCGTCGGCTTCAAGGAAGAGGACACTCCCAACTTCATCGGATCCTACTACTCCAAGACCAAAGCCATG GTGGAAGATCTGCTGCGGAACTACGAGAATGTGTGCACGTTGAGAGTGAGGATGCCAATCTCATCCGATCTGAGTAACCCACGGAACTTCATAACGAAGATAACGCGTTACGAGAAGGTAGTTGACATCCCGAATTCGATGACGATACTTGACGAGCTGCTTCCGATCTCGATAGAGATGGCGAAGAGGAATCTCACTGGGATATGGAACTTCACGAACCCAGGAGTGGTGAGCCACAACGAGATTCTTGAGATGTACAGGGACTATGTGGATCCAAGCTTCACTTGGAAGAACTTCACATTGGAGGAGCAGGCCAAGGTGATTGTTGCCCCAAGGAGCAACAACGAGCTTGATGCCTCCAAGTTGAAGAAGGAGTTCCCTCAACTCTTGTCCATTAAGGACTCACTTGTTAAGTATGTTTTCCAGCCTAACGCAAAGCTTGCTGCACCTTGA
- the LOC107488093 gene encoding hydroxymethylglutaryl-CoA synthase, translated as MAKNVGILAMDIYFPPTCVQQEALEAHDGASKGKYTIGLGQDCMAFCTEVEDVISMSLTVVTSLLDKYGIDPKQIGRLEVGSETVIDKSKSIKTFLMQIFEKHGNTDIEGVDSSNACYGGTAALFNCVNWVESNSWDGRYGLVVCTDSAVYAEGPARPTGGAAAIAMLVGPDAPIAFESKLRASHMSHAYDFYKPNLASEYPVVDGKLSQTCYLMALDSCYKQLSHKYEKLNGKPFSLSDAEYFVFHSPYNKLVQKSFARLLFDDFIRDPSSVDEAAQQKLEPFANLSGDESYQSRDLEKASQQVAKPLFDAKVQPTTLIPKEVGNMYTASIYAAFASLIHNRYSVLAGKRVMLFSYGSGLTATMFSLQLRDAQHPFSLSNIAEVMDVAGKLKSRHEFPPEKFVETLKLNEHRYGAKEYVTSKDTSLLSPGTFYLTEVDSMYRRFYAKKAIENGFAPTSNGVIANGH; from the exons ATGGCTAAGAATGTGGGTATTCTCGCCATGGACATCTACTTCCCTCCCACCTGCGTTCAACAGGAAGCATTGGAGGCTCATGATGGTGCCAGTAAAGGCAAATACACCATTGGACTTGGTCAAGATTGCATGGCATTCTGCACTGAGGTTGAAGATGTCATCTCCATGAG TTTGACAGTTGTTACTTCTCTTCTTGACAAGTATGGGATTGATCCTAAACAAATTGGGCGCCTCGAAGTTGGTAGTGAGACCGTTATAGACAAGAGCAAATCCATCAAGACTTTTCTTATGCAGATTTTTGAG AAACATGGAAATACTGACATAGAAGGGGTTGATTCAAGTAACGCATGCTATGGAGGAACTGCTGCTTTGTTCAATTGTGTCAACTGGGTGGAGAGCAATTCGTGGGATGGACGCTATGGACTTGTTGTCTGCACCGACAGTGCT GTCTATGCCGAAGGACCTGCTCGGCCTACTGGAGGAGCTGCTGCTATTGCCATGCTTGTTGGTCCTGATGCTCCCATTGCATTTGAAAGCAAATTGAGGGCAAGCCACATGTCTCATGCTTACGATTTTTACAAGCCTAATCTTGCTAGTGAATATCCA GTTGTTGATGGAAAACTTTCTCAAACTTGCTACCTTATGGCTCTTGATTCATGCTATAAACAACTCAGTCACAA ATATGAGAAGCTCAATGGGAAGCCATTTTCTCTTTCCGATGCTGAATACTTTGTATTTCACTCTCCTTATAACAAG CTTGTACAGAAAAGTTTCGCTCGTTTGTTGTTTGATGACTTCATAAGGGATCCAAG TTCTGTGGATGAAGCTGCCCAGCAAAAACTGGAACCTTTTGCAAATTTATCCGGTGATGAGAGCTACCAAAGCCGGGATCTCGAAAAG GCTTCCCAGCAAGTTGCAAAGCCTCTATTTGATGCCAAGGTGCAACCAACTACTTTGATACCAAAGGAAGTTGGCAACATGTACACCGCATCTATATATGCAGCATTTGCATCCCTTATTCATAACAGATATAGCGTGTTG GCTGGTAAGAGGGTGATGTTATTTTCCTATGGGAGTGGCCTAACCGCCACAATGTTTTCTTTGCAATTACGCGATGCTCAGCATCCATTTAGCTTATCAAACATTGCTGAAGTAATGGATGTTGCTGGAAAATTGAAGTCAAGGCATGAG TTTCCTCCAGAGAAATTCGTGGAAACTCTGAAGCTAAATGAACATAGATATGGTGCTAAGGAGTATGTCACAAGCAAGGACACAAGCCTATTATCTCCAGGGACATTCTATCTCACTGAAGTGGATTCCATGTATCGCAGATTCTATGCAAAGAAAGCTATTGAAAATGGTTTTGCTCCCACATCGAACGGCGTCATTGCCAATGGTCATTGA